One window of Athalia rosae chromosome 2, iyAthRosa1.1, whole genome shotgun sequence genomic DNA carries:
- the LOC105684583 gene encoding ADP-ribosylation factor-like protein 6 isoform X1, giving the protein MGLFDRLACILGLRKKEVNVLVVGLNNSGKSTVINHFKREEEQCVDIVPTVGFNVEKFAFKNVSFTAFDMSGHDRYRSLWEHYYKDCQGIIFLIDSSDKLRLVVAKEELDMLLQHPDITGRKIPILFLANKMDLPDSLTTVKLVAGLGLDRILDKPWHIRATNAVNGEGLQPAIEWLTDQIRDIYINKR; this is encoded by the exons ATGGGGTTGTTTGATCGGTTGGCCTGCATATTAGGcctgaggaaaaaagaagtaaacgTATTAGTTGTGGGACTTAATAACAGTGGTAAGTCGACGGTTATAAATCATTTCAAACGTGAGGAAGAGCAGTGCGTCGATATTGTGCCTACTGTCGGGTTCAATGTCGAAAAGTTCGCAT TCAAAAATGTGAGCTTTACCGCATTCGATATGTCTGGTCACGACCGCTATAGATCGCTATGGGAACATTATTACAAGGATTGCCAAGGAATTATATTTCTGATAGACAGTAGCGATAAACTACGTTTGGTCGTTGCAAAAGAAGAATTAGATATGCTACTGCAACATCCAGATATCACTG GTCGCAAGAttcccattttatttttagctaATAAAATGGATCTGCCAGATTCTCTTACTACTGTAAAACTTGTCGCTGGATTGGGACTTGACAGAATTCTCGACAAGCCCTGGCATATTAGGGCAACGAATGCCGTCAATGGGGAAGGATTACAACCCGCTATCGAATGGCTTACTGATCAAATCAGAGATATTTACATAAATAAGAGATAA
- the LOC105684583 gene encoding ADP-ribosylation factor-like protein 6 isoform X2 gives MGLFDRLACILGLRKKEVNVLVVGLNNSVKNVSFTAFDMSGHDRYRSLWEHYYKDCQGIIFLIDSSDKLRLVVAKEELDMLLQHPDITGRKIPILFLANKMDLPDSLTTVKLVAGLGLDRILDKPWHIRATNAVNGEGLQPAIEWLTDQIRDIYINKR, from the exons ATGGGGTTGTTTGATCGGTTGGCCTGCATATTAGGcctgaggaaaaaagaagtaaacgTATTAGTTGTGGGACTTAATAACAGTG TCAAAAATGTGAGCTTTACCGCATTCGATATGTCTGGTCACGACCGCTATAGATCGCTATGGGAACATTATTACAAGGATTGCCAAGGAATTATATTTCTGATAGACAGTAGCGATAAACTACGTTTGGTCGTTGCAAAAGAAGAATTAGATATGCTACTGCAACATCCAGATATCACTG GTCGCAAGAttcccattttatttttagctaATAAAATGGATCTGCCAGATTCTCTTACTACTGTAAAACTTGTCGCTGGATTGGGACTTGACAGAATTCTCGACAAGCCCTGGCATATTAGGGCAACGAATGCCGTCAATGGGGAAGGATTACAACCCGCTATCGAATGGCTTACTGATCAAATCAGAGATATTTACATAAATAAGAGATAA
- the LOC105684576 gene encoding protein LTV1 homolog: protein MPKGKGKKFIDKKNSVTFHLVHRSQQDPLAADETAPQRVLVPVGEVQLNKSDKKDTDPTKRKEEEQKYGIFFDDDYNYLQHLRDANQLSVEWETVEDPQKSRREKSKADKGSKINLPSSVFASNVEEDVGLLNKAAPVSGLRLDIDPDIVAAMDEDFNFDDPENQLEDNFLELANAGESEDEFDEHDEDGYETDDSDEEYSDISSEGHMELSDEERDEVGSLNGKQFLFNDVETKSQFTDYSMSSSVMRRNEQLTLLDNKFDKMYAGYDDLEIGALDCEEIEGHVAPDSDILLQYADEFEKKKKEPVDNVAKLMAERLKFMDREESGSENEDLEKFVVDTREDDKWDCESILSTYSNIYNHPQLISEPKGPGKIKIDRRTGIPKDVLNSPGGKLTAKALAKFDLQNDNQESKGPQSVAETMKSTLSILSIRPKDESPEDRKERKKALKDYRKERRLERKANIEAFKEEKKRQEKIMMNNKNNVQGNRIL from the exons ATG CctaaaggaaaaggaaagaagttCATCGATAAAAAGAATTCGGTGACGTTTCACCTGGTTCATCGTTCTCAACAAGATCCTCTAGCAGCTGATGAGACAGCACCTCAGCGAGTACTAGTTCCTGTTGGAGAAGTCCAGCTGAATAAGTCTGACAAGAAAGACACAGATCCTACTAAACGCAAAGAAGAAGAGCAGAAGTATGGGATATTCTTTGACGATGATTATAATTACCTGCAACATCTACGCGATGCCAATCAGCTTTCCGTTGAATGGGAAACAGTTGAAGATCCACAGAAAAGCAGACGGGAAAAGAGTAAAGCTGATAAAGGGTCCAAAATTAATTTACCATCCTCAGTATTTGCATCTAATGTCGAAGAAGATGTTGGATTGCTTAATAAGGCAGCTCCTGTCTCAGGCCTGAGATTAGATATTGATCCAGATATTGTCGCTGCTATGGATGAGGACTTTAATTTTGATGATCCTGAAAATCAATTGGAGGATAATTTTTTGGAGCTGGCAAATGCTGGAGAGAGTGAAGATGAATTCGACGAACATGATGAGGATG GCTATGAAACTGATGATAGTGATGAAGAATATTCAGATATTTCTTCAGAAGGGCACATGGAACTTTCGGATGAGGAGAGAGATGAAGTGGGTAGTTTGAATGGAAAGCAATTTCTTTTTAATGATGTAGAAACAAAATCTCAATTTACCGACTACTCAATGAGCAGTAGTGTCATGCGGAGAAATGAGCAGTTGACTTTGCTAGATAACAAATTTGACAAA ATGTACGCTGGTTATGACGATCTTGAAATCGGCGCTTTAGATTGTGAGGAGATTGAAGGGCATGTGGCGCCTGACTCTGATATCCTTCTCCAATATGctgatgaatttgaaaagaagaaaaaggagccT GTAGACAATGTTGCAAAGTTAATGGCAGAGCGACTGAAATTTATGGACAGAGAGGAATCTGGTTCTGAAAATGaagatttagaaaaattcgtagtaGATACGAGAGAAGACGACAAATGGGACTGTGAAAGTATATTATCTACGTATAGCAATATTTATAACCATCCCCAACTCATATCAGAACCTAAG GGtcctggaaaaataaaaatcgatcgacgcaccggaattccgaaagatgTTTTAAATTCACCTGGTGGGAAACTGACGGCAAAAGCATTGGCAAAATTCGACTTACAAAACGACAATCAAGAAAGTAAAGGTCCACAGTCAGTAGCGGAAACCATGAAATCGACATTGAGTATTCTGAGCATAAGGCCTAAAGATGAATCCCCTGAAGacaggaaagagagaaaaaaggctCTCAAAGATTATAGAAAG GAAAGAAGATTAGAACGCAAGGCAAACATCGAAGCtttcaaagaagaaaagaaacggcaAGAAAAGATAATGatgaacaacaaaaacaacgtTCAAGGCAATAGAATATTGTGA
- the LOC105684571 gene encoding V-type proton ATPase subunit G: MASQTQGIQQLLAAEKRAAEKVSDARKRKARRLKQAKEEAQDEIEKYRQEREKQFREFEAKHMGSKEDVAARIEADTKVKIEEMNRAVAIHKDPVMLKILELVYDIKPELHKNYRVDA, from the exons ATGGCCAGCCAGACGCAGGGAATTCAGCAGCTTTTAGCGGCCGAAAAGCGGGCCGCAGAGAAAGTATCTGATGCACGGAAAC gtaagGCTCGCAGGTTGAAACAAGCCAAGGAAGAGGCTCAAGATGAAATCGAAAAGTACAGACAAGAACGTGAAAAGCAATTCCGTGAATTTGAAGCCAAG CACATGGGATCCAAAGAGGATGTAGCCGCTCGTATCGAAGCTGATACTAAAGTGAAAATTGAGGAGATGAATCGTGCTGTTGCCATCCACAAGGATCCG GTAATGTTGAAGATTTTGGAGCTGGTATACGACATCAAGCCAGAGTTGCACAAGAATTATCGCGTCGATGCCTAA